GTCGAAGCTCCCGCATCGCCTCCCGGGTTTCTCACGTCGGAGCTTTTTTCGTGGAAGGCAAAACTCGCCGTGCTGCGCGAACCATTCATTCCTGCGCGCCGCGACGGGGTGGAAGAGAGCATTGCGCAGTTTGTCATTCGGCGGTTCAACCAGGAATTTCTTGATCATGTGATCGATGCTCTGGTCGCGGGGATTTACGCGGGCGATCCCTACAAGCTTTCGGTGACTCACGCCTTTCCCAAACTCAAAGCGCTCGAGGATAACTACGGGTCGATGATCAAGGGACAGATCCTTGGCGCGCGTGAACGAAAGAAGCGCGGCGAGGTTGCCAAGGATCGGGCTCCAAAATTCTCTTTCGACGAAGGCCTGCAGGTGTTGCCCGATGAGTTGGCGAAGCAATTGGGCGATGCGGTCCGCCTGAACTGCCCGGTCACGGAGTTGACCCGCACGGATGCGGGATGGCGGGTCGAAACAAACGCGGGGCAGTTTGACCACGATGCGGTTGTCTATTGCGGGACGGCCCACAAACTGGCCGAGCTGCGGGTGAACACTCCCGTTCCACTCGACCTTCCGAGGCTGGCCGAAATCCGTTATCCGCCAGTCGCGAGTGTGGTCTTTGGGTTCAGGCGCGAGGACGTCGCACATCCAGCCAGCGGGTTTGGCATGTTGATCCCGAGGGTCGAGGGATTCAAATTGCTCGGCACCATTTTCTCGTCGGCCCTTTTTCCCAATCGGGCTCCAGCCGGCCATTTGACGCTGACGAGTTACATCGGCGGCGAGCGTTATCCGGAACTGGCGGCGCTTCCACGCGATCAACTGTATGCTCTGGCCCTGGCGGATCTGCGAGTGCTCCTGGGAGTGCGGGGCGAGCCTGTGTTCCGCAATGCTGTGGTGTATCCGCGGGCGATTCCGCAATACAACGTCGGCTACGGGACGTTTCGGGAGTTGATGGGGCGGATCGAGCAGAAGGCGCCGGGGCTCTATTTGGCGGGGCATTATCGGGATGGCGTCTCGCTCAGCGATTCCATACTTTCCGGCTGCAATGTGGCGGAACGGATTCAACCTGGTGGCGCGTGACCCGCGTTTGCCGGGCGTTCGCGAATTGATCTCGAAATTCAAATGAGCAAAGCAGTTTTATTGGTTAATTTGGGTTCGCCCGACTCACCATCCGTTCCGGATGTGCGCCGTTACCTCAACGAGTTCCTGATGGACGCTCGCGTCATCGATACTCCGTGGGTGGCGCGGCGATTCATCGTAAGCATGATTCTATTGAACCGGCCGAAGGAGTCGGCTCATGCTTATCAAACCGTTTGGACCAAGGAGGGCTCGCCCCTGATTGTCACGAGCCGCAACGTGCAAAAGTTGTTGCAGCAGCGCGTATCGATGCCTGTCGAACTTGCAATGCGGTATCAGAACCCCAGCATTCGGGATGTGGTGCGCAAGCTGGCGCAGCGAGGCGTCACGGAACTCCTCCTGATTCCGCTATTTCCGCATTACGCGATGTCCAGCTTCGAAACCGCGGTCGTGCGAGTGCAGGAGGTTGCGGCGAAGATCGCGCCTGGCATGCGCGTCACAGTCCAGGGTCCGTATGGGGACGCTCCTGATTACATCAATGCGCTTGTGGCCAGTGCGGAGCCGTACCTGCAGAAGGATTTTGATTTTCTGTTGTTCAGCTTCCATGGCGTCCCGGAGCGGCAGATCCGCAAATCTGATCCGACGGGGCGTCATTGCCTGCAGGTGCAGGATTGCTGCCGGGTGCCGAGCGAGGCGCACAAGTTTTGTTATCGGCATCAATGTTTTCGAACCGCGGACGAATTTAGCAAGGTGGCGGGCGTGCCTGCCGGAAAGTGGTCGGTTTCATTCCAGTCGCGCCTTGGAAAAGATCCATGGCTGACTCCCTTCACGGACAAGGAACTGGAACGGCTGGGCCAGCGGAAACTAAAACGCCTGCTGGTGATCTGCCCCGCGTTTGTTTCGGATTGCCTTGAGACGATCGAGGAGATCGGGATGCGCGGGAAGGAGTCATTCGTTCAGGCTGGGGGAGGGGAGTTCTTCCAGATTCCGTGTCTCAATGAACACCCGCTTTGGATTGAGGCGCTGGCGGGAATGGTAAACCGCTTTGCCGGCGAGAAGTAACCGAGGTCAGGTGGCCCGTGCGGGCACGAAGAGAGGCTCGACCATGATTGCATGTGCCAGTTGCTCGCTGAGGGCAAGGCGCGCATTGCAGACCTGGCAGATGAAATTGTTCTGGCTGGTGATGAGTTTTACCACCTGTTCCTCGCCCAGTCCGATTTCCCGCAATCGATTTTGAACTTCCGGGGAGGCGCAGAGCTGCTTGATGCGAACGGCGACGCCGGCCTTCACGCGGCTAAGCGGGCAAGGTTCGCAACGGATTTCGCCGGCAGGTATCTTCGCATCGTTGCTCACGGGGTATACAATGGGGGGAGGAGGCAGTGCGCGACTAACCCCGATTTGCGTTTTGCTGTTCCCGAATTGCAATCCAAGGTCAGCTCTCAAAGCAGGGACGGGACGGATTACAGAGTTGAACGCTGACCTGGCAGTCGTCGAATCCGACTTCCGCGAGTGTTTTGTTGCACCAGCAATGCCCGCGGTGGGTCAGTTCATTTCCGCTGGTGGCGAAGACTTCGTCCTCTTGTTCCGGGATGTAAAGCTTCTTGGACCGCAGGTGGCGGCAGCATTGGTCAGGCTTCATATCATGCGATCAGTTGCATCAAGGTGCGGCGGACCAGCGCGCGGGCCATCGGCACCTTGTATCCATTGTGTTCCATGGGTTCCGCCCGCGCGAGCAGCAGGCGCGCGGCTTCATCGGCTGTGGCCTCGTCCAGGGTCTTGCCCTGGAGGAAATCATTCGCCGCCTTCACCATGTGGGGCACTGGGGAGATGGCACCGAGCGCAATGCGGACGCTGCTCAGCTGCCTGCCATTCACGGTTGCGGATACCGAGCAGCTCACAAGCGCCCAATCGAACGATGCTTTTTCGCTGATCTGCTGGTAGGCGCTTTTCTGCGAGGGCTGAACGGGGACTTCAACCCGGACGACGAGGTCGCCGGCATTCAGGGAATTATGCGCCAGGGGGTTTTCCCATGCCTTGGCGTAGAACTCAGGGATCGTCATTCGCTTTTCCTGCCCGCCACTGAACACCACGACCGTGGCATCGAGCACTGCCAGGGCGATCGAGAGATTCGAAACGACGGGGCTGATGCACGTGTTGCCGCTGAAGAGGCTGTGATATTTGTTTTCGCCATGGCGGGCATAGCAAAGATCGCCCTTCTTCTTCAGGCATACCGTGTCGCGATGCCGGTAATACCAGCATCGGGAATGCTGCGACAGATTTCCCGCAATCGTTGCAACGTTGCGAATCTGCCGGGAACCCACCTCGGCGGCGGCCTGCTGCAGACCTGGGAAGACGCGTTTGAGTTCTGAATGATCCTCCAACTCAGCGACCGTAACCGTGGCTCCAAGCTTCCAGGCGGTCGGGCCTGGTTCGATGCGATTCAAGCCGAGTGTCTTGACGTTGACGAGCGTTTTCGGTTCGACCAGATAATCCTTCATCCGGTTCAACACGTCGTTCCCGCCGCCGAGGTAGGCGCCGTTATCGCCCAATAATTCCCGGGCGCTGGCAGGCGACGTGGCGCTGGCGTACTGAAATGCGTTCATACGACGGGTGCTTTATCCTTGTTCAATGCGTTCAAGATTTTCTGAGGCGTGATCGGCAGGCTGCCGACGCGCACGCCGATTGCGTTGGCGACGGCGTTGGCGATCGCGGATGCGGTGGGTATTGTGACCGGTTCTCCGATGCCAATGACGCCGCGCTCAGGCATGTCGAGGAGCACGACATCGATTTCAGGCATGTCGGCGATTCCGGGCAGCTTGTAGGTTTCGAAATTTGGATTCAGGACCACGCCGGAAAGCTCATCCATGATGCGCTCCTCGTAGAGCGCGTAGCCGATGCCCATGATGATGCCGCCGTTGACCTGGCTTTCACAGGTGAGCTTGCTGACGATCAATCCGCCATCCTGCACGCAGGTGATTTTCTTCACGCGGGTGAAGCCTGTTTCTGTATCAACTTCGACCTCGGCGAACTGCACGCCGGCGGCGCCGCTTGACGAGAGACCTTCCTGCCATCGTCCCTGAACCGTTACGGGGTTCATGCCGAGCTTGCGGCACGCGCCAATCCATTGTTCGCCGCGGGCGTCCGCGACTCCACTGCGTTCCTGCAGTTGCTGCAGCGCCCTGGTGCAGGTATCGAAAATGGCGGGCGACACGGAAGCCGCGGTCGTGCTGCCGCCGCTTGCGCCCGATGGCGGGAACGTGCTGTTGCCGACGCGCACATCAATTTGTTCCGGCTTTAATCCAAATATGTCCGCCGCGATCACTGCGATGAGAGTCTTGGTCCCCGTTCCCAGGTCCTGCGTACCGCAACGCACCTCGACGCTCCCATCGGGATTCACCTGTGCTTCCGCCTGGGTTCCGCGTCCGCCGCCGCCCCAGGTTGCCGCGGCGCAGCCAACCCCGGTTTTGATGGGTCCGTTGGAACTGCCGGGCTTCTTGTATTTGTCCTTCCAGCCGAATCGTTCAGCGCCCAGTCGAAACTGGCGCGCGCGGATTTCGCGGCTGTTCGACCGATCGTTCTTGATGCGCAATTCAACGGGATCCATTCCAATGCGCGCCGCGATGTCGTCGAGCATCGACTCGATTCCAAACGAAGCGGGTGGATGGCCGGGAGCGCGGAACGCGCGGGCCGAACCTGCGTTCGTTGCTACGGAGGTCTGGCGAACGCGGATGTTCGGAACGTGGTACAGATACGGCGCGGGGATCGAAACGTCGCCGCTGCCCGCAGCGCTTGCGCCACCCGATGCGAAACCCGGGGTGCCGAAGTTTTCCATTTCGAATGCGAGCAGGTCTCCATCTGCGTTGGCGCCCATCCGGAGTTTTTGAAAAGTGGAAGGACGATTTCCTACTGCGAGCGATTGGTCAAAGCGGGTCAGCATCAGTTTGACCGGCGCTTTGGCTTCCTGTGAGAGGCGCGCCGCCATTCCACCTTCCACGCCCAGGCCCATCTTGGCTCCGAAACCGCCGCCCATGAATTCCGTGAGCACGCGGACTTTGCTCTGCTGCAGTCCGAGGTAACTGGCAAGGTCATTGCGGACGCCGCCAATTCCCTGCGTCGATGCCCAGCAGGTGACCTCGTCGTCCTTCACAGAAATTGTGTTGCCATGCGTCTCGAGCGGATGATGCAGTTGCACCGGAGTCGAGAAACTTCCCTCCACGATGACGGTTGAATCCGCGAAACCCTTTTCGACATCGCCGCGTTCGTTGACACGCGGGCGGGTGGTGTTCAGGCCCTCCGGCCAAACGCGCGGGGCGGTTTCCTTCATTGCCTCGGCTTCCTTTACGACGAAAGGCAGGGGTTCAGCCTGAACTTCAATCAGGCGCAACGCATCGATGCAGGCCTGCTTGCTTGTCCCGGCGACGGCGGCGATTTCTTCGCCGTAGTAGCGGACGATTCTGTCGGCGCGGTTATCGCGGAGGATTGCAGCCTTGATGCCAGGAACCTGGCGGGCTTTTTCGAGGTTGATTGCAGTGATCTTTGCAGCGGGCCATTTGGAACGAAGGATCATCCCGTAAAGCCAGCCTTCCGGCTGGACATCTGAAGGGTACTTCGCGGCGCCTGTGACTTTGTCCGGGGCATCAATGCGCCTGGCGCTGCTCCCGATGTGCGTTCTGTTTTCAGGCCAGCTTGGCATAGGAAATCACCTCGGTTTTGCTGCTTACCTGGACGCCGGCAGCTTTGAGCGCGGCTTCGAGTATGCGGGGTTGGGTGCCGCAGCGGCACAAATTGCCCGAGCAGGCGTGCTTCACGTCCGCGGCTGTCGGCTTGGAATTCTTTTTCAACAACGCGGTGACGCTCATCACAAACCCGGGTGTGCAGTAGCCGCACATCAAGGCGTCCTGGCTGATGAACGCTTCCTGCACGCGGCTCAGCTTGCCGTCAGCAGCAATGCCTTCAATTGTCGTGATCGCTTTGCCTTGCGCCTCGATCGCCAGCATTGAGCAGGAATAAACGGGTTTGTCATCGACGAGGATCGTGCACGCACCGCAGCTGGCGCGATCACATACCTCCTTGGCGCCGGTGAGCGGGGTGAGGTTGCGCAACGCTTCAAGCAGCGTCACGCGCGGCTGCACCTGAAGGTTCACAGGCTTGCCATTCAGTTGAAGCGTGATCGGAACGGCGTCGGGTCCGATGACCTTTTCCGCATTCACCCTTTCGAGTTCGGCCGCGACTGCCTGGACTTGCGCCGTGGCAGCTACCGCCGCTGTTGCGCCGAACGATTTGAGAAATGATCGGCGTGTTACGGAAAAGCCGTCGTTGGAGGAAGCTTCGCTCATAGGTAACGAGTTGCAGCAGCTCTGACGGGGAACGCCAGAGGCTGGTTACGTGAGTTCAGTTCAGAAGACCGCCAAAAGCGAGCGATTTTTTTTTCCACTCTTCGCGCCGAACATGCCGGGCTTAACCGAGCAGAGCGTTGTTCACGGCAGTTTCAAACACTTCGGGCGAAAATGGTTTCTCCAAAGCGCACACTGCGCCGAGTTGAAGGCTCATGCTCAAATTGATTTCGGGATGGCTGTAGAAGCTGCCGCCCGAAATCGAAATCACCTTTACCGCCGGCCAGCGCCGTTTGATTTCGCCGAGCGTCTCAATGCCGTCCTTGTTGGGCATCAGCAGGTCGAGCACGACGACGTCCGTCTGTTGCTGCTCGAGGTGCTTCAGCGCTTGGACGCCATCGGCCGCATCGAACACCGAGTAATCGGATTCCTTGAGCATCCAGCGCAGAGACATGCGCACGGCGTCATCGTCGTCGACCACCAGAACCCGCGGCCTTGCTGCGATCGGGCTTGCTGGTTCAGGTTGGTTTAAATCTTCCATTTTGCACCCGGAGCTTTTCAATCGTCCTAGACATCGGGCATTGCGTTAAAGAGGTAAGCCCCAATTGCTTAGAACGCGCGAATGACACCCAAAGTATGCATAAACGTGCCTGTGGTTGCGCAACGAAGGCAGGTGCGGAAGAGAGAATGGCAGACGGACGGAGTGGAGAAAACGCCGATTTATAGAATGGTCGGGGCGGGGAGATTTGAACTCCCGACCTCTTGCACCCCAAGCAAGCGCGCTAGCCAGGCTACGCTACGCCCCGAACCATTGCGGCCGATTGCTCGGACGCGCGGCATACTATGCAGCGTGCCCCGAGGCGAAACAACTGCAAAAATCCTTTCGCATCGCGATCCGCATTCTACATCATCGCAGCCCTGTAGCAGCGATGGATTCAGACTATGGACATTTCGAAACTGAAGGCAGGAGACGAACACTACATGGCGTATGTGGGGCCGCCCGCGCAGTACGACTTCATGGGCGCAACGCAGTTTCGGCTGCTGTGCACGCTCGGCTTGCGCGCGGGGCATTCGGTTCTCGACGTCGGGTGCGGTTCGCTGCGAGCCGGGCGTTTCCTGATCACGTATCTCGACCCAGGCCGCTATTGCGGGATTGAGCCGAACGAATGGCTGATCAAGGAAGCGGTCGCAAACCAGCTGGGACAGGATCTTGTAGACCTGAAAAAGCCGCGTTTTGATTTCAACAGTGAGTTTCGAACGAATGTGTTTTCACGGGCGTTCGATTTCATCATCGCGCAGTCCATCTTTTCTCACACTGGCGCGGATCTGCTTGCCGGCGCTCTCCGGAATTTCAAGGCCGCGCTCCACCCAAAAGGTTTGGTGGCGGCAACCTTCATCGAAGGCAAGAAGGACTCGCCGGAGCAGGGGTGGATTTATCCTGGCTGTGTGAAGTTTCGAAGGTCCAGCGTGGTGCGTTTTGCCAAAGATGCAGGTTTATATGCAACGCCGATACCATGGTATCACCCGCGCCAGACGTGGTATCTGCTCGCAGCGGATCCGGGGCGCCTGCCAAGTACCCGGATGCTGCGGCATCTCAGCGGGGCTGTGTTGTTCGAACCTGAATTTGCGGAAAGCTGGAATCCCCGGTTAACGCTCACTGAACGGTTGAAGAATCTGTTCGGCGGTTGAGCGTCCGAACTCGGGGTTTTCCAGGCGACAGTGGAACGGAGACGCGCGGGTCCACCCAGATGAACCCGCGCAAGCCACAGGCCTGCTTACTTGCCGAGCAACGCCAATGCCGCTTCCGCCATTTTCGCGCCGGTCATGCCGTGCTTTTCGTAAAGGTGTTCGGCGACGTAAGCGCTCTGGCCGAATTCGTCGCGTATGCCGAGTGACTTCATTACATGCGCGATTCCGTTGGTGGACAACGCATGGCTGATCTGGGCGCCCATGCCGCAGACCACCTGGTGATCTTCAATGGTCACGACTTTGCCGCACGCCTTCACGGCGGAGCCGATGGTCTCGAGATCGACGCGGTTTACGAATGGATTGTTGATCACCGTGGCCTTGATTCCTTTCGCCGCAAGAATCTTTCCGGCCTCGGCAGCTTTGCTAAACAAGGTGCCGCAACCAATCAGGACAACATCGTTTCCGGTCTGGGTGACCTGCGCCTTGCCCCACGGATACTGGGCATTTTCGAGCCAGTAGATCGGGTAGTTTTCGCGGCCCACAAAGAACACATAGCTTTCGCCGTCCTTGCCCGCCTTGCGATCTTCCGCCTGTCGCCGGATCGCTTCATACATCAACGCTTCCGCTTCATTCGCGCAGCTCGGGGCGATGACTACGGTGTGGGGAATGGCGCTGACGGCGGCGAAATATGTCGTTGCCTGATGGCTTGCGCCGTCGGCGGCGTCCTGGAATCCGACGTGTGAAAACATCGCGATCACGGGCGCCTGGGACAACGCTGCCATGGTCAACGGCAGATTGCCCTTGGTGACGCCGAACTGTCCGAACGTGTCCACGATGCTGACGAATCCGGCTTTGCTGAGCCCCGCCCCGACGCTGACCATGTTGGCTTCAGCGATGCCGACATCGATGTAACGTTCCGTGGCTTTCTGAAAAGTGCTGATGCCGGTTGATCCCTGGACATCACAGCTGACGGAGAAAACAGGGTAGCCGTCTTTCGCGGCCCGTATGGCACCCGCAGCGAGGCCTGCCTGGACCTTGTCCTTCTTCACCGCAGGGGCTGCGGGAGTTGGGGCGGTGGGATTCATTGCGGCCTTCACCTTCTTCTCTCCTTCCTTCTGCTCCCAGTCCGCGCGCAACTTTTTGCCCCACGTCATGAGGTCGTCGGGAACAGGATCGCCTCCGTAGATTTCGTTCAGCCATTCGAGAACTTTTTCGCCGTTGGCCAGGGGAAATCCGTGACCGCCCGCGGCGTTCTCCTGCGTGGACTTGATGCCGTAGCCCTTGATCGTCTTGACCCAGAGGCAGACAGGGAAATTCGGATTGGTGCGGGCTTGTTGAATTCCCTTTTCGACGGCCTGGTAAACAGCGGGAAGATCATGTCCATTCGGAACCGAGATAACATTCCATCCGAGGGTGCCCAACGCCTGGAAACTCCGCTGCATCGAAAACGCGTCCTTGGTGATGCGGCCTGAAAGCTTGGTGTCGTTGTCCGAAATGATCATGACGAACGGATTCACCCGATCCTTCGCCGCCAGCCCGGGAATCGCGGCGAATGCTTCCTTCGCTTCGCCCTCCATGCTGGCGCCGTCGGAAACGACGCAGATCGTGACGCGATCGTTGCCAATGAGCTTGTCGCCAATCGCCAATCCCTGGGCCTGGGGCAGGGCAGACGATAGGGGGCCGTTGCTGAGCAGCACGCCCTCAGGATTCAGGTGCGATTCGCCATGGCCCGTGAGTTTGCTCTCGATGCTGCGAAATCCCTTGAGGTCGTCGAAGGTGAGATTGTCGAATCCATAGTTGGCGCGCAAAGCGTAGATGCCGTTCTCGGCATGCCCGGCGTCATTGACGAAATTGAAAGCTTCATGCCATTGACGCCCTGTGACGCTGAACATGATGGCATGCACGGCCGCGTTCACTTCGGCGAACGCCGCGGGGCCGCCCCAGTGGCAGGCCGCGCCGCCGATCACCGCGTGAATGTCCATCAAGGCGAGCAGTGCGCGGGTGGCGCGCGGGTCTGCGACGACGGTGTCTTCACCGGCCAGGTTCTTCACCTTCACGGAATACTTGGGCGGGTTTGGGGGCGTTGCCGCGAGCCGGGATTTGAGGGCGAGGGGCTTTAGGGCGGGCGCTTCGACTTTTGCGACGACAGAATTATCAGCGGCCATAGGTCTGGTTTAATTAAGATTCTTCAAAAAGTGCGGGCGAATACTTAGCAAACCCGTTCCGGAATGGAAAATGAAACTTCTGCAAAACACACACAAGGCTCTGCACCTGGAACCGGCCTGCGCGGATGACAATTGCCGCGGCTCGCGCTACTGTAGTTCAGCAATGAATCCGTTGCCGTGGCCCGACAACCATCATCTCGACGCCGCCGAAGGGTGGCTCGAGCTCGATGTACCGGTTGAGGCGGCGGACGAGATTCAGCAGATCGCGCCGGAATTGCGCCTTCATCCTGAGGTGTTGAACGTTCGGTGGCAGATCCTGGCACGCAAGAAGGATTGGCGGAACGGGCTGGTGATCGCGGGCGTGATCAGCCGGCTTGTCCCGGAATCGCCAGTCGGCTGGATTCATCTTTCCTACACTCTTCATGAAATGGGACGCACGCGGGAGGCGTGGGAAAACCTTTCGCGTGTTGCCCCGCAGTTTCCGGGCGACTGCACGATCGCTTACAATCGCGCCTGCTACGCATGCAGGCTGGGAAACCTGGAAACGGCGCGGGACCTGTTGCGGCGGGCGATGCAGCTGGGAGATGAGGGACAGGTCAAGGAAACCGCGCTTTCGGACCACGATCTCGAGCCGCTCTGGCGTGCAATCCGGGAATTGTAATGGCTGCGATGGGAACGAGCGGGCGCGATCGGGCGCTC
This window of the Verrucomicrobiia bacterium genome carries:
- a CDS encoding FAD binding domain-containing protein, translated to MNAFQYASATSPASARELLGDNGAYLGGGNDVLNRMKDYLVEPKTLVNVKTLGLNRIEPGPTAWKLGATVTVAELEDHSELKRVFPGLQQAAAEVGSRQIRNVATIAGNLSQHSRCWYYRHRDTVCLKKKGDLCYARHGENKYHSLFSGNTCISPVVSNLSIALAVLDATVVVFSGGQEKRMTIPEFYAKAWENPLAHNSLNAGDLVVRVEVPVQPSQKSAYQQISEKASFDWALVSCSVSATVNGRQLSSVRIALGAISPVPHMVKAANDFLQGKTLDEATADEAARLLLARAEPMEHNGYKVPMARALVRRTLMQLIA
- a CDS encoding (2Fe-2S)-binding protein, with amino-acid sequence MSEASSNDGFSVTRRSFLKSFGATAAVAATAQVQAVAAELERVNAEKVIGPDAVPITLQLNGKPVNLQVQPRVTLLEALRNLTPLTGAKEVCDRASCGACTILVDDKPVYSCSMLAIEAQGKAITTIEGIAADGKLSRVQEAFISQDALMCGYCTPGFVMSVTALLKKNSKPTAADVKHACSGNLCRCGTQPRILEAALKAAGVQVSSKTEVISYAKLA
- a CDS encoding FeoA family protein, translating into MSNDAKIPAGEIRCEPCPLSRVKAGVAVRIKQLCASPEVQNRLREIGLGEEQVVKLITSQNNFICQVCNARLALSEQLAHAIMVEPLFVPARAT
- a CDS encoding xanthine dehydrogenase family protein molybdopterin-binding subunit, whose product is MPSWPENRTHIGSSARRIDAPDKVTGAAKYPSDVQPEGWLYGMILRSKWPAAKITAINLEKARQVPGIKAAILRDNRADRIVRYYGEEIAAVAGTSKQACIDALRLIEVQAEPLPFVVKEAEAMKETAPRVWPEGLNTTRPRVNERGDVEKGFADSTVIVEGSFSTPVQLHHPLETHGNTISVKDDEVTCWASTQGIGGVRNDLASYLGLQQSKVRVLTEFMGGGFGAKMGLGVEGGMAARLSQEAKAPVKLMLTRFDQSLAVGNRPSTFQKLRMGANADGDLLAFEMENFGTPGFASGGASAAGSGDVSIPAPYLYHVPNIRVRQTSVATNAGSARAFRAPGHPPASFGIESMLDDIAARIGMDPVELRIKNDRSNSREIRARQFRLGAERFGWKDKYKKPGSSNGPIKTGVGCAAATWGGGGRGTQAEAQVNPDGSVEVRCGTQDLGTGTKTLIAVIAADIFGLKPEQIDVRVGNSTFPPSGASGGSTTAASVSPAIFDTCTRALQQLQERSGVADARGEQWIGACRKLGMNPVTVQGRWQEGLSSSGAAGVQFAEVEVDTETGFTRVKKITCVQDGGLIVSKLTCESQVNGGIIMGIGYALYEERIMDELSGVVLNPNFETYKLPGIADMPEIDVVLLDMPERGVIGIGEPVTIPTASAIANAVANAIGVRVGSLPITPQKILNALNKDKAPVV
- the hemH gene encoding ferrochelatase encodes the protein MSKAVLLVNLGSPDSPSVPDVRRYLNEFLMDARVIDTPWVARRFIVSMILLNRPKESAHAYQTVWTKEGSPLIVTSRNVQKLLQQRVSMPVELAMRYQNPSIRDVVRKLAQRGVTELLLIPLFPHYAMSSFETAVVRVQEVAAKIAPGMRVTVQGPYGDAPDYINALVASAEPYLQKDFDFLLFSFHGVPERQIRKSDPTGRHCLQVQDCCRVPSEAHKFCYRHQCFRTADEFSKVAGVPAGKWSVSFQSRLGKDPWLTPFTDKELERLGQRKLKRLLVICPAFVSDCLETIEEIGMRGKESFVQAGGGEFFQIPCLNEHPLWIEALAGMVNRFAGEK
- a CDS encoding response regulator, with product MEDLNQPEPASPIAARPRVLVVDDDDAVRMSLRWMLKESDYSVFDAADGVQALKHLEQQQTDVVVLDLLMPNKDGIETLGEIKRRWPAVKVISISGGSFYSHPEINLSMSLQLGAVCALEKPFSPEVFETAVNNALLG
- a CDS encoding transketolase C-terminal domain-containing protein, with the translated sequence MAADNSVVAKVEAPALKPLALKSRLAATPPNPPKYSVKVKNLAGEDTVVADPRATRALLALMDIHAVIGGAACHWGGPAAFAEVNAAVHAIMFSVTGRQWHEAFNFVNDAGHAENGIYALRANYGFDNLTFDDLKGFRSIESKLTGHGESHLNPEGVLLSNGPLSSALPQAQGLAIGDKLIGNDRVTICVVSDGASMEGEAKEAFAAIPGLAAKDRVNPFVMIISDNDTKLSGRITKDAFSMQRSFQALGTLGWNVISVPNGHDLPAVYQAVEKGIQQARTNPNFPVCLWVKTIKGYGIKSTQENAAGGHGFPLANGEKVLEWLNEIYGGDPVPDDLMTWGKKLRADWEQKEGEKKVKAAMNPTAPTPAAPAVKKDKVQAGLAAGAIRAAKDGYPVFSVSCDVQGSTGISTFQKATERYIDVGIAEANMVSVGAGLSKAGFVSIVDTFGQFGVTKGNLPLTMAALSQAPVIAMFSHVGFQDAADGASHQATTYFAAVSAIPHTVVIAPSCANEAEALMYEAIRRQAEDRKAGKDGESYVFFVGRENYPIYWLENAQYPWGKAQVTQTGNDVVLIGCGTLFSKAAEAGKILAAKGIKATVINNPFVNRVDLETIGSAVKACGKVVTIEDHQVVCGMGAQISHALSTNGIAHVMKSLGIRDEFGQSAYVAEHLYEKHGMTGAKMAEAALALLGK
- the hemG gene encoding protoporphyrinogen oxidase, with protein sequence MKSVAIIGAGITGLTAAFYLRRRGLAVAVYESANRVGGVIQSERRDGFLAEFGPNTILETSPKVRQLVIDAGLQSRRLDPDPRAEARYVVRYRRPVEAPASPPGFLTSELFSWKAKLAVLREPFIPARRDGVEESIAQFVIRRFNQEFLDHVIDALVAGIYAGDPYKLSVTHAFPKLKALEDNYGSMIKGQILGARERKKRGEVAKDRAPKFSFDEGLQVLPDELAKQLGDAVRLNCPVTELTRTDAGWRVETNAGQFDHDAVVYCGTAHKLAELRVNTPVPLDLPRLAEIRYPPVASVVFGFRREDVAHPASGFGMLIPRVEGFKLLGTIFSSALFPNRAPAGHLTLTSYIGGERYPELAALPRDQLYALALADLRVLLGVRGEPVFRNAVVYPRAIPQYNVGYGTFRELMGRIEQKAPGLYLAGHYRDGVSLSDSILSGCNVAERIQPGGA
- a CDS encoding class I SAM-dependent methyltransferase, with amino-acid sequence MDISKLKAGDEHYMAYVGPPAQYDFMGATQFRLLCTLGLRAGHSVLDVGCGSLRAGRFLITYLDPGRYCGIEPNEWLIKEAVANQLGQDLVDLKKPRFDFNSEFRTNVFSRAFDFIIAQSIFSHTGADLLAGALRNFKAALHPKGLVAATFIEGKKDSPEQGWIYPGCVKFRRSSVVRFAKDAGLYATPIPWYHPRQTWYLLAADPGRLPSTRMLRHLSGAVLFEPEFAESWNPRLTLTERLKNLFGG
- a CDS encoding tetratricopeptide repeat protein, with the translated sequence MNPLPWPDNHHLDAAEGWLELDVPVEAADEIQQIAPELRLHPEVLNVRWQILARKKDWRNGLVIAGVISRLVPESPVGWIHLSYTLHEMGRTREAWENLSRVAPQFPGDCTIAYNRACYACRLGNLETARDLLRRAMQLGDEGQVKETALSDHDLEPLWRAIREL